The following are encoded together in the Salinibacterium sp. UTAS2018 genome:
- the purL gene encoding phosphoribosylformylglycinamidine synthase subunit PurL, with product MATPEKEQPYGALGLKPDEYAKIREILGRRPTSGELAMYSVMWSEHCSYKSSKNYLRQFGKKVSENMTKNLMVGMGENAGVIDVGEGWAVTFKIESHNHPSYIEPFQGAATGVGGIVRDIISMGARPVAVMDALRFGAIDNPDTARVAKGVVSGISFYGNCLGLPNIGGETYFDSVYQANPLVNALAVGVLRHEDLHLANARGVGNKVVLFGARTGGDGIGGASILASDSFSEGGPTKRPAVQVGDPFAEKVLIECCLELFQGDLVEGIQDLGAAGISCATSELASNGDGGMFIELEKVLLRDPTLTAEEILMSESQERMMAIVKPEKLEGFLKVVEKWDVETSVLGEVTDTGRLIINWHDEEIVNVEPRTVAIDGPVYDRPVAYPKWIDKLQADSASGLARPKDGIELRDQMLQLLASPNLADKSWITDQYDRYVLGNTALSFPDDAGMVRIDEESGLGFSVATDANGRFCQLDPYAGAQIALAEAFRNVAATGANPVAVSDCLNFGSPENPEVMWQFSRAVEGLADGCLEMEIPVTGGNVSFYNQTGDVPIHPTPVVAVLGLIRDVAERIPSGWQDEGNNIYLLGTTALELDGSAWAGTIHDHLGGLPPKVDLAAERRLADLIKAGNEQNIIASAHDLADGGLAQTLAESVMRFGVGARVWLGELLERDGIDAATALFSESTGRMIVSIPREDDVKFRGLCEGRGYPAVRIGVTDAASPSLEIQDQFTLTLEELLTAHRGTLAKAFGA from the coding sequence TACTCCGTGATGTGGAGCGAGCACTGCTCCTACAAGTCCTCCAAGAATTACCTTCGCCAGTTTGGCAAGAAGGTCAGCGAGAACATGACCAAGAACCTCATGGTCGGCATGGGCGAAAACGCCGGCGTCATTGACGTTGGCGAGGGTTGGGCTGTGACCTTCAAGATCGAAAGCCACAACCACCCCAGCTACATCGAGCCCTTCCAGGGCGCTGCAACCGGTGTCGGTGGAATTGTTCGCGACATCATCTCGATGGGTGCTCGCCCCGTTGCTGTGATGGATGCGCTCCGCTTCGGCGCCATCGACAATCCAGACACCGCTCGCGTTGCCAAGGGTGTCGTTTCGGGCATCAGCTTCTACGGCAACTGCCTCGGCCTGCCCAACATCGGCGGCGAAACGTACTTCGACTCCGTCTACCAGGCCAACCCGCTGGTCAACGCTCTCGCCGTTGGAGTGCTGCGCCACGAAGACCTGCACCTGGCCAACGCTCGCGGCGTGGGCAACAAGGTCGTGCTGTTCGGTGCTCGCACCGGTGGCGATGGCATCGGCGGAGCATCCATCCTCGCCTCCGACTCCTTCTCAGAGGGCGGCCCGACCAAGCGCCCCGCCGTTCAGGTCGGCGACCCCTTCGCCGAGAAGGTGCTCATCGAGTGCTGCCTCGAACTCTTCCAGGGTGACCTCGTTGAGGGCATCCAAGACCTCGGCGCCGCCGGCATCAGCTGTGCCACGAGCGAGCTTGCCTCCAACGGTGACGGTGGCATGTTCATCGAACTCGAGAAGGTACTGCTGCGCGACCCCACCCTCACGGCAGAAGAAATCCTGATGTCCGAGAGCCAAGAACGCATGATGGCGATCGTGAAGCCCGAGAAGCTCGAAGGCTTCCTCAAGGTCGTTGAGAAGTGGGATGTCGAAACCAGCGTGCTCGGTGAAGTCACCGACACCGGCCGCCTCATCATCAACTGGCACGACGAAGAAATCGTGAACGTCGAGCCGCGCACCGTCGCCATCGATGGCCCCGTCTACGACCGCCCCGTCGCCTACCCCAAGTGGATCGACAAGCTTCAGGCCGACAGCGCCTCGGGCCTCGCTCGCCCCAAGGACGGCATCGAGCTGCGCGACCAGATGCTGCAGCTGCTCGCGAGCCCCAACCTCGCCGACAAGAGCTGGATCACCGACCAGTACGACCGCTACGTGCTCGGCAACACCGCCTTGAGCTTCCCGGATGACGCCGGCATGGTGCGCATCGACGAAGAGAGTGGCCTCGGCTTCTCTGTCGCGACCGACGCCAATGGTCGCTTCTGCCAGCTCGACCCCTACGCCGGAGCCCAGATCGCTCTGGCCGAAGCGTTCCGCAACGTTGCCGCCACCGGCGCCAACCCCGTTGCCGTCAGTGACTGCCTCAACTTCGGCAGCCCCGAGAACCCCGAAGTGATGTGGCAGTTCAGCCGCGCCGTTGAAGGCCTCGCCGACGGTTGCCTCGAGATGGAAATCCCCGTGACCGGCGGAAATGTCTCGTTCTACAACCAGACCGGCGATGTGCCCATCCACCCGACCCCCGTGGTCGCGGTGCTCGGCCTGATCCGTGACGTTGCTGAGCGCATCCCGAGCGGCTGGCAAGACGAGGGCAACAACATCTACCTGCTCGGCACCACCGCGCTTGAGCTCGACGGTTCGGCGTGGGCCGGCACTATCCACGACCACCTCGGCGGCCTGCCGCCCAAGGTTGACCTCGCTGCCGAGCGTCGCCTCGCTGACCTCATCAAGGCCGGCAACGAGCAGAACATCATCGCCAGCGCGCACGACCTCGCCGACGGTGGACTCGCCCAGACTCTTGCAGAATCTGTCATGCGCTTCGGCGTTGGCGCCCGCGTGTGGCTCGGCGAACTTCTCGAGCGCGACGGAATCGACGCCGCCACGGCCCTCTTTAGCGAATCGACCGGTCGCATGATCGTGTCGATCCCCCGCGAAGACGACGTGAAGTTCCGCGGACTCTGCGAAGGCCGCGGCTACCCCGCCGTGCGCATCGGAGTCACGGATGCCGCCTCCCCCTCGCTCGAAATCCAGGATCAGTTCACGCTGACCCTCGAAGAGCTGCTCACGGCTCACCGCGGAACGCTCGCGAAGGCCTTCGGCGCCTAG
- a CDS encoding redoxin domain-containing protein: MQTIKRVYGEVTAALALGVITLVILRAITEAQPWWLAAALPWVAYALYLALLMTRVVVVQRRHPWVQLAVAVVGIVASIVAGPLAVLVAVLGLAVIIGYNYWYSVQHVSAGPVSVDEPLPLFPLTTVDGAAVDSSVFTQQPHVLMFIRGNWCPFCMAQVAQIADQYRELDRRGVAVAIISPQKPADTVELSQRFDIPVNFYIDTDGAAAAALDLVQPGGTPVIFSAGAPAGGDTVVPTVIITDASGTVLWAEQTDNHRVRPEPTTFLDVLDQHGIRAR; the protein is encoded by the coding sequence GTGCAGACCATCAAGAGGGTTTACGGAGAAGTCACCGCCGCGCTCGCCCTCGGGGTGATCACGCTCGTCATCCTGCGCGCCATCACGGAAGCACAACCGTGGTGGCTCGCCGCCGCCCTGCCGTGGGTTGCGTACGCGCTCTATTTGGCGTTGCTGATGACGCGCGTCGTCGTTGTGCAGCGCCGGCATCCATGGGTTCAGCTTGCTGTCGCAGTGGTCGGCATTGTCGCGTCGATCGTTGCCGGGCCGCTCGCCGTGCTCGTGGCCGTTCTCGGCCTGGCCGTGATCATCGGTTACAACTACTGGTACTCCGTTCAGCACGTCTCCGCGGGGCCCGTGAGCGTCGACGAGCCCCTGCCGCTGTTCCCGCTCACCACCGTGGATGGCGCTGCCGTCGACAGCAGCGTCTTCACCCAGCAACCGCACGTGCTCATGTTCATTCGCGGTAACTGGTGCCCGTTCTGCATGGCTCAGGTCGCCCAGATCGCCGACCAGTATCGCGAGCTCGATCGCCGCGGAGTCGCCGTCGCGATCATCAGCCCCCAAAAGCCCGCCGACACCGTTGAGCTCTCGCAACGCTTCGACATCCCCGTCAACTTCTACATCGATACGGATGGCGCAGCCGCCGCCGCTCTCGACCTCGTGCAACCCGGCGGAACGCCCGTCATCTTCAGCGCCGGAGCACCCGCAGGCGGCGATACCGTCGTGCCGACCGTGATCATCACCGACGCCAGTGGAACCGTGCTCTGGGCCGAACAGACCGACAACCACCGGGTGCGGCCCGAGCCGACAACGTTCCTCGACGTGCTCGATCAGCACGGCATCCGCGCGCGCTAG
- a CDS encoding chorismate mutase, with the protein MAAGDQAHNDNVDPEVREQLLGARRSIDNIDAALIHLLAERFKYTQQVGRLKATKGLPASDPNRERDQIARLKSLAEESHLDPAFAEKWFNFVVAEVIHHHEQIASGSEPDSAK; encoded by the coding sequence ATGGCAGCAGGAGATCAGGCCCACAACGACAACGTCGACCCCGAAGTGCGCGAGCAACTTTTGGGCGCTCGCCGCAGCATTGACAACATTGATGCGGCCCTCATCCATTTGCTTGCCGAACGCTTCAAATACACGCAGCAGGTTGGTCGTCTCAAGGCCACCAAGGGCCTGCCCGCGTCTGATCCCAACCGTGAGCGCGACCAGATCGCACGCCTCAAGTCGCTCGCCGAAGAGTCGCACCTCGACCCGGCCTTCGCCGAGAAGTGGTTCAACTTCGTCGTCGCCGAGGTCATTCACCACCACGAGCAGATCGCGTCGGGCAGCGAGCCCGATTCCGCCAAGTAG
- the pgm gene encoding phosphoglucomutase (alpha-D-glucose-1,6-bisphosphate-dependent), which yields MNDRAGTTAQASDLIDVTELVAAYYALVPDVSVPEQRVVFGTSGHRGSALDTAFNEVHIAAITQAIVEYRAAQGITGPLFIGRDTHALSQPAETTALEVLAANGVLALKDEFDDYVPTPALSHAIISYNAAGNDDVADDVADDVADGIIITPSHNPPRDGGFKYNPPHGGPADSDATGWIADRANAIIADGNTAVKHIGDAGAENTTAGSYDFRGRYVDDLENIIDIDAIRTAGIRIGADPLGGASVNYWKLIAEKYDLNLTVVNPDVDPTWAFMTLDWDGKIRMDPSSKSAMASVVARRDEFDILTGNDADADRHGIVTPDAGLMNPNHYLAVAIQYLYTHREGWNPDAAIGKTLVSSSMIDRVAAAMGRDLIEVPVGFKWFVPGLVDGSVAFGGEESAGASFLRKDGSVWTTDKDGILLALLAAEILAVTGKTPSVLYAELVEEFGDPAYERVDAVASKEQKAKLGKLSGAAITATELAGDPITAKLSEAPGNGAAIGGVKVTTEFAWFAARPSGTEDVYKIYAESFKGAEHLRLVQAEAKAIVDAALNG from the coding sequence ATGAACGATCGCGCAGGCACGACAGCCCAGGCATCCGACCTCATTGATGTGACCGAGTTGGTGGCGGCGTATTACGCGCTGGTTCCGGATGTTTCGGTGCCCGAGCAGCGGGTGGTGTTCGGTACGAGCGGCCATCGTGGTTCCGCGCTCGACACCGCGTTCAACGAAGTGCACATCGCCGCCATCACGCAGGCGATCGTGGAATATCGCGCGGCGCAGGGCATCACGGGCCCCCTGTTCATTGGCCGAGACACCCATGCGCTCTCGCAGCCCGCCGAGACCACCGCTCTCGAGGTGCTCGCCGCCAACGGCGTGCTGGCGCTGAAGGATGAGTTCGACGACTACGTACCGACGCCCGCCCTGAGCCACGCGATCATTTCCTACAACGCAGCCGGCAACGACGACGTGGCCGACGACGTGGCCGACGACGTGGCCGACGGCATCATCATCACGCCCAGCCACAACCCGCCCCGCGATGGTGGTTTCAAGTACAACCCGCCGCACGGTGGCCCTGCCGACAGCGATGCGACCGGCTGGATTGCTGACCGTGCGAATGCGATCATCGCTGACGGCAACACGGCCGTAAAGCACATCGGCGACGCCGGGGCTGAGAACACGACGGCGGGCAGCTACGACTTCCGCGGGCGCTACGTTGACGACCTCGAGAACATCATCGACATTGATGCGATCCGTACGGCTGGCATCCGCATCGGTGCAGACCCGCTGGGTGGTGCGAGCGTCAACTATTGGAAGTTGATCGCCGAAAAGTACGACCTCAACCTCACCGTCGTGAATCCGGACGTCGATCCGACCTGGGCATTCATGACGCTCGACTGGGACGGCAAGATTCGCATGGACCCGTCATCGAAGTCGGCCATGGCCTCTGTCGTCGCCCGCCGCGACGAGTTCGACATCCTCACCGGCAACGACGCTGACGCCGACCGCCACGGCATCGTCACGCCCGACGCCGGCCTCATGAACCCGAACCACTACTTGGCCGTCGCGATCCAATACCTCTACACGCACCGCGAGGGCTGGAACCCGGATGCCGCCATCGGCAAGACGCTCGTCTCCAGTTCCATGATCGACCGGGTTGCTGCCGCCATGGGACGCGACCTTATCGAGGTGCCTGTCGGTTTCAAGTGGTTCGTACCGGGACTCGTCGATGGCTCGGTCGCCTTCGGCGGCGAGGAGAGCGCGGGCGCAAGCTTCTTGCGCAAAGACGGCTCCGTGTGGACAACAGACAAAGACGGCATCCTGCTCGCCCTGTTGGCCGCCGAGATTCTGGCGGTCACCGGCAAGACGCCATCCGTCTTGTACGCCGAGCTCGTAGAAGAGTTCGGCGACCCTGCCTACGAGCGTGTGGATGCCGTGGCCAGCAAAGAGCAGAAGGCCAAGCTGGGCAAGTTGAGTGGGGCTGCAATCACGGCCACCGAACTCGCGGGTGACCCGATCACGGCGAAGCTCTCGGAGGCTCCCGGAAACGGCGCCGCGATCGGCGGCGTGAAGGTGACCACGGAGTTTGCGTGGTTTGCTGCGCGCCCCAGTGGCACCGAAGACGTGTACAAGATCTACGCCGAGTCGTTTAAGGGCGCCGAGCACTTGCGTCTCGTGCAGGCCGAGGCGAAGGCGATCGTCGACGCTGCTCTCAACGGCTAG
- a CDS encoding amidase domain-containing protein: MSSPYLVRRIGVGAAALGVLAGVTALIVAIASVPDSSSHGNADAAAVASGTPEVHALSATTGTLVGGEAITITGASLDAVTDVTFGGVSAADIVIADSGTLTAVVPAAVDFQPATVAIEVVADEAPVAAAADLDYTYETSTAVDRQMEYLLTHWNDYNVDEYGDLNSVGGDCANFASQSLLLRGWEMTDEWFNYDAGSDWSGAWGYVPAFENWLTANPELGATQLSFDERDQVKVGDLVVFDWNDNDYLDHIQVVSSVETVDGEIVIKMVGHNLDTNYRDLDDTITVDHPDATGHFWSIP; encoded by the coding sequence ATGTCCTCCCCCTATCTTGTGCGTCGCATTGGCGTGGGCGCTGCCGCGCTCGGTGTCCTCGCCGGCGTGACGGCACTCATTGTCGCGATCGCCTCCGTTCCCGACTCCTCGTCGCACGGTAATGCGGATGCCGCGGCTGTCGCCTCCGGAACGCCCGAGGTGCACGCGCTCAGCGCCACCACCGGCACTCTTGTTGGTGGCGAAGCGATCACCATCACCGGTGCTTCGCTCGATGCCGTCACGGATGTCACATTCGGAGGCGTTTCTGCCGCAGATATCGTCATTGCCGACAGCGGAACGCTCACCGCCGTCGTGCCCGCCGCCGTCGACTTTCAACCGGCGACCGTTGCCATTGAAGTAGTAGCGGATGAGGCCCCTGTAGCGGCCGCAGCCGATCTCGACTACACGTACGAAACATCTACCGCGGTAGACCGCCAGATGGAATACCTCCTGACCCACTGGAACGACTACAACGTCGACGAGTACGGCGACCTTAACTCGGTCGGCGGCGACTGCGCCAACTTTGCGAGCCAATCACTGCTGTTGCGCGGATGGGAGATGACCGACGAGTGGTTCAACTACGACGCCGGTTCTGACTGGAGCGGCGCGTGGGGCTATGTGCCTGCCTTCGAAAACTGGCTCACCGCCAACCCCGAACTCGGGGCCACGCAGCTCAGCTTCGACGAGCGCGACCAAGTGAAGGTCGGCGACCTCGTTGTCTTCGACTGGAATGACAACGACTACCTCGACCACATTCAGGTCGTCTCCTCAGTAGAGACCGTCGACGGCGAAATCGTCATCAAGATGGTCGGCCACAACCTCGACACCAACTACCGTGACCTCGACGACACCATCACCGTTGATCACCCAGACGCCACCGGACACTTCTGGAGCATTCCGTAG
- a CDS encoding DMT family transporter, giving the protein MSRPAASAGRVEKHDTASNLGTTLRFAAAGLVWGSSFLFIKVALDGVSFGQVAWSRAVLGALALVVVFAVSRRKLPRQPIVWAHFTVLAFLFAVFPYLLFAWAEQYVSSGLASIYNATTPIMTAIFATLVFRVEKLTRSQIAGVTLGIFGVLVIIAPWQAGDISGSLLGQLACLGAALCYGAAMSYQRKFVAPYKVPGVTSATMNIGIAAVIYLMLTPIIATGPVNLTLPVVASLLALGVLGTGMAYVWNYRVLAEWGPTRTSTVTYITPVIGVILGFVILKETMSWHEPVGAVIVLVGVLLAQGRLTLPGARARSQGGTAPGSSGS; this is encoded by the coding sequence GTGAGCCGGCCCGCTGCTTCCGCTGGCCGAGTCGAAAAGCATGACACAGCATCCAATCTCGGCACGACGCTGCGCTTCGCGGCCGCGGGCCTCGTCTGGGGCTCTAGTTTTCTCTTCATCAAGGTGGCGCTGGATGGCGTGAGCTTTGGCCAAGTCGCCTGGAGTCGGGCGGTGCTCGGCGCTCTCGCGCTTGTCGTCGTGTTTGCGGTCAGTCGCCGCAAGCTGCCGCGCCAACCGATCGTGTGGGCCCACTTCACCGTGCTCGCGTTTCTCTTCGCAGTGTTCCCGTACCTACTGTTTGCGTGGGCGGAGCAGTACGTGAGCTCGGGCCTAGCGAGCATCTACAACGCCACAACGCCCATCATGACGGCCATCTTCGCCACTCTCGTGTTTCGGGTCGAGAAGCTCACGCGCTCGCAGATCGCGGGCGTGACGCTCGGCATCTTCGGCGTGCTCGTGATCATCGCGCCGTGGCAAGCCGGCGACATCAGCGGCAGTCTGCTCGGGCAACTCGCCTGCCTCGGCGCCGCGCTCTGCTACGGCGCCGCCATGAGCTACCAACGCAAGTTCGTGGCGCCGTACAAGGTTCCTGGCGTCACTTCGGCCACCATGAACATCGGCATCGCCGCCGTCATCTACCTGATGCTCACCCCGATCATCGCGACCGGACCGGTAAATCTCACCCTCCCGGTCGTCGCCAGCCTGCTCGCGCTCGGAGTGCTCGGCACCGGTATGGCCTACGTCTGGAACTACCGAGTGCTCGCCGAATGGGGCCCCACCCGCACCTCGACCGTCACGTACATCACCCCCGTGATCGGCGTCATCCTCGGCTTCGTCATCCTGAAAGAGACCATGTCGTGGCACGAACCCGTCGGCGCGGTGATTGTTCTTGTCGGAGTGCTGCTGGCGCAGGGGCGGCTCACACTGCCCGGGGCTCGGGCGCGCTCGCAGGGCGGCACTGCACCGGGATCTTCCGGGTCGTAG
- a CDS encoding GNAT family N-acetyltransferase, giving the protein MTVTRPQPRILQGTFVSVEPLTEAHLADLWPALGVPEVFAGGYGRGPAGLPADEASFIEWMRAGYLGYADRMPFAIRLNSGPDAGRIVGVSTLGDLDDANANAHIGWTAYAPSVWGTAVNPETKLLLLGFAFDNGYNRVRLQADSINERSRAAILKLGATFEGIQRQHLLRADGSWRDTAVYSVIDSDWPRVKAELLARLEQEPRA; this is encoded by the coding sequence GTGACCGTAACGCGCCCGCAGCCCCGCATCCTTCAGGGAACTTTTGTCAGTGTTGAGCCCCTGACCGAAGCGCACCTTGCCGACCTCTGGCCTGCCCTCGGTGTGCCCGAAGTGTTCGCCGGCGGCTACGGTCGTGGCCCGGCCGGGTTGCCCGCCGACGAAGCATCCTTCATTGAGTGGATGCGCGCCGGCTACCTCGGTTACGCCGACCGGATGCCGTTCGCCATCCGCTTGAACTCTGGCCCCGATGCCGGCCGCATCGTGGGCGTCAGCACCCTCGGTGATCTCGACGACGCGAACGCTAATGCGCACATCGGCTGGACTGCCTATGCGCCGAGCGTCTGGGGCACCGCGGTGAACCCCGAAACGAAACTCCTGCTGCTCGGCTTCGCGTTCGACAACGGCTACAACCGCGTGCGACTCCAAGCGGACTCCATCAACGAGCGTTCGCGCGCCGCGATTCTCAAGCTCGGCGCGACCTTCGAAGGCATCCAGCGCCAACACCTGCTGCGGGCCGACGGTTCGTGGCGCGATACTGCCGTGTACTCGGTGATCGACAGCGATTGGCCGAGGGTGAAGGCTGAGTTGCTCGCGCGCCTCGAGCAGGAGCCGCGCGCGTGA